The proteins below are encoded in one region of Desulfomonile tiedjei:
- a CDS encoding cytochrome b N-terminal domain-containing protein, with protein sequence MQKGPPRNLFQKLAGFAMTRGSFSTFLLHLHPRFIPEASAKVGFTWCLGGLAIWMFAIEVITGALLMLYYVPAPAAAYLSIQEITHVAPYGFFIRNIHYWAGQFMVVFVVLHMIRVFITGSFAPPRQWNWIIGLVLLVGTLIVDFTGYLLVWDDRGLWAWTIARNLLEAVPVAGSLFANLLFGPPEVGPTVLVRLYAWHVFLLPGIMGLFMAWHFWRIRKDGGISVPL encoded by the coding sequence TTGCAAAAAGGCCCTCCCCGGAATCTCTTCCAGAAGCTCGCAGGTTTTGCCATGACCAGAGGTTCCTTTTCGACATTTCTCTTGCATCTTCATCCCCGGTTCATTCCGGAGGCTTCGGCCAAGGTGGGTTTCACCTGGTGCCTTGGGGGTCTGGCTATCTGGATGTTTGCCATTGAAGTTATTACCGGCGCGTTGCTGATGCTTTACTATGTTCCCGCGCCTGCGGCCGCTTACCTTTCCATCCAGGAAATTACGCACGTGGCTCCGTACGGTTTTTTCATCAGGAACATTCATTACTGGGCCGGGCAGTTCATGGTGGTTTTTGTGGTCCTGCACATGATTCGTGTTTTCATCACCGGCTCATTTGCTCCCCCGCGGCAGTGGAATTGGATCATCGGCCTGGTGCTTCTTGTCGGAACCCTAATCGTAGACTTCACGGGATATTTGCTGGTCTGGGACGACAGGGGCCTGTGGGCATGGACCATAGCCCGAAACCTTCTTGAGGCTGTCCCTGTGGCCGGTTCATTGTTCGCAAACCTGTTGTTCGGTCCTCCCGAAGTAGGACCGACAGTGCTGGTGAGGCTGTACGCGTGGCATGTCTTCCTGTTGCCCGGCATCATGGGATTGTTCATGGCCTGGCACTTCTGGAGAATCCGCAAAGACGGCGGCATCTCGGTCCCGCTGTGA
- a CDS encoding thioredoxin domain-containing protein, with protein MEHVSHPEEASHIGHTHKPNRLIHEKSPYLLQHAYNPVDWYAWGDAAFEKASTEDKPIFLSIGYSTCHWCHVMEKESFEDPAVAQLMNDAFVSIKVDREERPDIDHIYMTVCQMMTGGGGWPLNIIMSPDKKPFFAGTYFPKESMHGRLGMVDLSVRIKELWTTQREQVMESAGKIMLAIRQAPDDSPGDLPGADVSAKAYQQLAERYDRNKGGFSAAPKFPTPHNMLFLLRYWKRTNDPKALEMVEKTLQAMRRGGIYDHIGLGFHRYSTDADWLVPHFEKMLYDQAMIAMAYIEAYQATGKAEYEKTAREIFTYVMRDMTAPEGGFYSAEDADSEGEEGKFYVWKIEEAERVLDPDEFNLVTRVYNLWPAGNFHEEATGRLTGNNIPHLKEPVGAIASRLGMSSEGLESRLEKVRQKLFEVRKKRVHPHKDDKILTDWNGLMIAALAKGAQALNRPEYSDAAKKAADFVLSTMRDANGRLLHRYREGEAALPSHVDDYAFFIWGLLELYEATFDVRYLRTALDLNTDFMEHFWDRSIGGFFFTAEDAESLLLRKKEVYDGATPSGNSVAALDLLRLGRITADATLERNAEQIGKAFSGNIQQFPSAYTQMLLATEFFIGPSREVVIAGKPGASDTEDMLRKLRALYLPNKVVVLRPTDETAEEIEAIAAYTHDQHSLDSKATAYVCRNYNCELPTADPKEMVELLEGR; from the coding sequence ATGGAACACGTCAGTCATCCGGAAGAGGCCTCTCACATCGGGCACACTCACAAACCCAACCGGCTTATTCATGAAAAGAGCCCGTACCTGCTTCAGCATGCTTACAACCCGGTGGACTGGTATGCATGGGGCGACGCGGCGTTTGAGAAAGCGAGCACCGAAGACAAGCCCATATTCCTCTCCATCGGCTACTCCACATGTCACTGGTGCCATGTGATGGAAAAGGAGTCGTTCGAAGATCCCGCAGTAGCCCAACTGATGAACGACGCATTCGTTTCCATCAAGGTGGACAGGGAAGAACGCCCGGACATTGACCATATCTACATGACAGTGTGCCAGATGATGACCGGAGGCGGCGGCTGGCCGCTGAACATAATCATGTCTCCTGACAAAAAACCGTTCTTTGCGGGAACGTACTTCCCCAAAGAGAGCATGCACGGGCGACTCGGCATGGTAGACCTTTCTGTCCGCATAAAAGAGCTGTGGACCACCCAACGGGAACAAGTCATGGAATCCGCGGGCAAGATCATGCTGGCCATCCGCCAGGCGCCGGATGACTCCCCGGGAGACTTGCCCGGAGCCGATGTTTCGGCCAAGGCTTACCAACAACTTGCCGAACGCTATGACCGGAACAAGGGCGGGTTCAGCGCGGCGCCCAAATTTCCCACGCCCCACAACATGCTATTTCTCCTGCGGTACTGGAAACGAACCAATGACCCGAAGGCACTCGAAATGGTAGAAAAGACCCTCCAGGCCATGCGCAGGGGTGGGATCTACGATCACATCGGATTGGGGTTCCACCGTTATTCCACCGACGCGGATTGGTTGGTGCCTCACTTTGAAAAGATGCTCTACGATCAGGCGATGATTGCCATGGCTTACATCGAGGCTTACCAGGCTACCGGCAAGGCTGAGTACGAGAAGACCGCTAGGGAAATATTCACCTATGTTATGCGCGATATGACCGCTCCCGAAGGCGGGTTCTATTCAGCTGAAGACGCTGACAGCGAAGGGGAGGAGGGTAAGTTCTACGTGTGGAAGATCGAGGAAGCCGAACGAGTCCTCGATCCTGACGAATTTAATCTGGTCACTCGAGTGTACAATTTGTGGCCCGCGGGTAATTTCCACGAAGAAGCCACCGGCCGCCTGACCGGGAACAATATACCGCATTTGAAAGAACCCGTCGGAGCCATTGCCTCACGGCTGGGTATGTCCTCGGAAGGTCTGGAAAGCCGCCTTGAAAAGGTGCGGCAAAAGCTTTTCGAAGTGAGAAAGAAACGGGTCCATCCTCACAAGGACGACAAGATCTTGACCGACTGGAACGGTTTGATGATAGCCGCGCTCGCGAAAGGAGCCCAAGCCCTGAATCGGCCGGAATATTCCGACGCGGCCAAGAAAGCTGCCGACTTTGTCCTCTCCACCATGCGCGACGCCAATGGACGCCTGTTGCACCGGTACCGAGAAGGAGAAGCCGCATTGCCTTCCCACGTGGACGACTACGCCTTCTTCATCTGGGGGCTGCTGGAGCTGTACGAGGCCACGTTTGATGTCCGATATCTTCGGACCGCCCTGGACCTGAACACGGATTTCATGGAGCACTTCTGGGACCGCAGCATAGGAGGCTTCTTTTTCACGGCAGAGGACGCAGAGAGCCTTCTTTTGCGGAAAAAGGAAGTGTATGACGGTGCGACCCCTTCGGGGAACTCCGTTGCAGCGCTGGATCTTCTGCGTCTCGGGAGGATCACAGCGGACGCGACTTTGGAAAGAAACGCGGAACAAATTGGAAAGGCCTTTTCGGGAAACATCCAACAGTTTCCGTCCGCGTACACTCAAATGCTCTTAGCAACGGAATTCTTTATCGGTCCGTCGCGAGAGGTTGTGATAGCCGGAAAGCCGGGAGCCTCAGACACGGAAGATATGCTCAGAAAGCTCAGAGCACTATACCTGCCCAACAAGGTGGTCGTGCTCAGGCCCACAGATGAGACCGCGGAAGAAATCGAAGCAATCGCCGCGTACACACACGATCAACATAGCCTGGACAGTAAAGCCACTGCGTACGTCTGCCGCAACTACAACTGCGAGCTGCCCACCGCGGACCCGAAAGAGATGGTCGAGTTGTTGGAGGGGCGTTAG